A genomic window from Agreia sp. COWG includes:
- a CDS encoding sensor histidine kinase, giving the protein MVAVSGDEWAEGRSPLERSVFLSQLLLAGATLVLSAIAVIVEPVILASPLLFAGIIGIFGVTGLAAGVPWRRLSKMWIILLPVLDIVAIALIRQDQPMIGATLLFVFPCIWMSMHFGFWGAVTSVVLPAILSWGGEALRYSGATFDTTILPRLGIVPFVLAFVAVTVLTTTRRAAAQRALLTQQAGLFEQALQSSRRQKQTLDELFNAVDFGVIGFDGRGKVNLINRAQRELFAPFGIAVGAVLPAVVYREDRTTPYEEYDRPFQRALRGETIDRETAWFGEPGEVQTAILTSSRPVVDEKGSYDGGVIVFRDITSELKAIKARDDLVASVSHELRTPLTSIVGYTELALDDDIPDTTRAMLEVTSRNADRMLGIVADLLSAASDSAHALSMAFAPCDLAEIVRDGIESITPVASITHVSFTIDRLQPLVVDADGFRMRQVIDNILSNAVKYNVQSGRITVWLGTNADGLAELRVHDTGRGMTSAEQTHLFDRFYRADSVRNSAVHGTGLGLSISRDIVHQHGGELRLESARGKGTTAIMTLPRPHTETTETTGTAEEHE; this is encoded by the coding sequence GTGGTAGCGGTGTCGGGGGACGAGTGGGCTGAGGGCCGGTCGCCCCTCGAGCGATCCGTTTTTCTCTCCCAGTTGCTGCTCGCCGGGGCCACGCTGGTGCTGTCGGCCATCGCCGTCATCGTCGAACCCGTGATTCTGGCCTCGCCGCTCCTCTTCGCGGGCATCATCGGAATCTTCGGCGTCACGGGCCTCGCGGCCGGTGTTCCCTGGCGACGGCTTTCCAAAATGTGGATCATTCTGCTGCCCGTCCTCGACATCGTCGCCATCGCGCTCATCCGCCAGGATCAGCCGATGATCGGCGCGACCCTGCTGTTCGTCTTTCCCTGCATCTGGATGTCGATGCACTTCGGATTCTGGGGAGCCGTCACCAGCGTCGTTCTCCCGGCCATCCTGAGTTGGGGCGGTGAGGCGCTGCGATACAGCGGCGCCACCTTCGACACCACCATCCTTCCTCGACTGGGAATAGTGCCCTTCGTGCTCGCCTTCGTCGCCGTCACCGTGCTGACGACGACGCGGCGGGCCGCAGCCCAGCGAGCACTGCTCACCCAGCAGGCCGGCCTGTTCGAGCAGGCTCTGCAGAGCTCACGCCGTCAGAAGCAGACCCTCGACGAACTGTTCAACGCGGTCGACTTCGGCGTGATCGGATTCGACGGGCGCGGCAAGGTGAACCTGATCAACCGCGCCCAGCGCGAGCTGTTCGCGCCATTCGGCATCGCCGTCGGCGCGGTCCTCCCCGCCGTCGTCTACAGGGAAGATCGCACGACGCCCTACGAGGAGTACGACCGTCCGTTCCAGCGGGCCCTGCGCGGGGAGACCATCGACCGCGAGACCGCCTGGTTCGGCGAACCGGGCGAAGTACAGACCGCCATCCTCACGTCGTCACGGCCTGTGGTCGACGAGAAGGGCAGCTACGACGGAGGAGTCATCGTCTTCCGCGACATCACCTCGGAACTGAAGGCGATCAAGGCGAGGGACGACCTGGTCGCGTCGGTCTCACACGAGCTGCGCACGCCCCTCACCTCGATCGTGGGCTACACCGAGCTCGCGCTCGACGACGACATCCCCGACACGACCCGGGCCATGCTCGAGGTGACCTCACGCAACGCAGACCGCATGCTCGGCATCGTCGCCGATCTGCTCTCTGCGGCCAGCGATTCAGCGCACGCCCTGTCGATGGCCTTCGCCCCCTGCGACCTTGCCGAGATCGTTCGCGACGGCATCGAGTCCATCACCCCCGTCGCATCGATCACCCACGTGAGCTTCACCATCGATCGCCTGCAGCCGCTGGTCGTCGATGCCGACGGCTTCCGCATGCGCCAGGTCATCGACAACATCCTCTCGAACGCCGTCAAGTACAACGTGCAATCCGGTCGGATCACGGTGTGGCTGGGAACCAATGCCGACGGACTCGCCGAGTTGCGCGTGCACGATACCGGCCGTGGCATGACGTCGGCAGAGCAGACCCATCTGTTCGACCGCTTCTACCGCGCCGACTCCGTGCGCAACTCGGCCGTGCACGGCACAGGGCTCGGCCTGAGCATCAGCCGAGACATCGTGCACCAGCACGGCGGCGAGCTCCGGCTCGAATCCGCTCGGGGCAAGGGAACCACCGCGATCATGACCCTCCCCCGACCGCACACGGAGACGACGGAGACGACCGGAACAGCCGAGGAACACGAATGA
- a CDS encoding glycoside hydrolase family 6 protein translates to MTNRGSRVGVIVAIVALTLPIIALGVVFTGIVTSPAATTAAADAFSSDSSGEQAAAQPEEVSDNPLAGVSFYVDPTSLAATAAAESAAADPGSTAGATSTASPSSTTAKLEKLAAQPTAIWLTPEKYPTASIAATVTSILDDAQSKGSMPVFVVYGVPNRDCGNFSVGGLTAADYPLWVAQIASAVTARQAVVILEPDALALSGQCGNADERIAEVKGAVDTFASTKAVVYLDGGHSTWLPANQMADLLNRAGIAKARGFVSNVSNYNSTVKERAYGEKLSKLTGNSHYVIDTGRNGKGSTGEWCNPSGRALGATSSAITNAGHLDAQLWVKPPGESDGTCNGGPAAGVWWPQSALELATNAGW, encoded by the coding sequence ATGACGAACAGGGGCTCGAGGGTCGGGGTTATCGTGGCGATTGTCGCCCTCACGCTGCCCATCATCGCGCTCGGCGTCGTCTTCACCGGCATCGTCACGAGTCCAGCGGCCACGACCGCCGCCGCCGATGCGTTCTCTTCAGACTCGTCGGGCGAGCAGGCTGCCGCCCAGCCCGAAGAGGTCAGCGACAACCCGCTGGCCGGTGTCTCCTTCTATGTCGACCCCACCTCGCTCGCCGCCACGGCAGCGGCCGAGTCCGCCGCGGCAGACCCCGGCTCGACGGCGGGTGCCACCAGCACCGCGAGCCCGTCGAGCACGACCGCGAAGCTCGAGAAGCTGGCCGCGCAACCGACTGCCATCTGGTTGACTCCCGAGAAGTACCCGACCGCCTCGATCGCCGCGACGGTCACGTCGATCCTCGACGACGCCCAGTCCAAAGGCTCCATGCCCGTCTTCGTCGTCTACGGCGTGCCGAACAGAGACTGCGGCAACTTCTCTGTCGGCGGGCTCACCGCCGCCGACTACCCGCTGTGGGTCGCCCAGATCGCGAGCGCGGTCACGGCCCGCCAGGCCGTCGTCATCCTCGAACCGGATGCGCTGGCCCTCTCTGGCCAGTGCGGCAACGCCGACGAGCGCATCGCCGAGGTCAAGGGTGCCGTCGACACCTTCGCGTCGACCAAGGCCGTCGTCTATCTCGACGGGGGCCACTCCACCTGGCTTCCTGCGAACCAGATGGCCGACCTTCTGAACCGCGCCGGCATCGCAAAGGCTCGCGGCTTCGTCTCGAACGTGTCGAACTACAACTCCACCGTCAAGGAGCGCGCCTACGGCGAGAAGCTCTCGAAGCTCACCGGCAACTCGCACTACGTGATCGACACCGGCCGAAACGGCAAGGGTTCGACGGGAGAGTGGTGCAACCCGTCCGGCAGAGCGCTCGGAGCCACGTCATCTGCGATCACCAACGCCGGTCACCTCGACGCCCAGCTGTGGGTCAAGCCCCCGGGCGAGAGCGACGGTACGTGCAATGGCGGTCCGGCAGCCGGCGTGTGGTGGCCGCAGAGCGCCCTAGAACTCGCGACGAATGCTGGCTGGTAG
- a CDS encoding HSP90 family protein codes for MSRTESVDPGAPQPFQVDLRGVVDLLSRHIYSSPQVFLRELLQNGRDAVTARRQQLAEPIPGGGTIWITPADGEQAEFVFRDNGIGLTLADVGELLATVGRSSKRDLFDLPRTDFLGQFGIGLLSCFMVADRIVIRSRPAAGGPGVEWIGATDGTYTARELGDEETAALSIGTEVRLVPLAGMVELLSSASIVPLAARYGEFLDLPVRIDQPRGAVETINRDAVFRQADAEPSAELIAYGTELLGAAPFDAIPLVVPGTSTRGTAFVLPYAPSPGSRQSTRVYLGRMLLSERLDELLPDWAFFVRAVIDTDGLQPTASREQLIENESLEYTRAELGSVLRRWILAKALAEPHRLAEFVAIHHVALKALVVHDDELAGVLARWLTVETSAGVMTLDAVMQHSAHVRYAETVDEFRQVAAFGARSSPIVNGGYIYDADIVRRLPDIVAGVTVERVTVVGELDNLDSPPLEDRALARALEERAAHALREVPCHVDVRGFEPADLPGLSVVDPEALRSIERAKSRDAAPRLWGSVLGRVEGAAASRRGMPGEARPRLCLNWNNPLVRTLAATTDDAVFSRSIQLVYVQALLAGHRPLRAADRRMLTSALSDLVQLSVGLTGSTPADPAPSTRDE; via the coding sequence TTGTCACGAACAGAAAGCGTCGACCCCGGCGCGCCGCAGCCCTTTCAGGTCGATCTGCGGGGGGTCGTCGATCTGCTGAGCCGGCACATCTACTCGAGTCCGCAGGTGTTTCTGCGCGAGCTCCTTCAGAACGGTCGGGACGCCGTCACCGCCCGCCGACAGCAACTGGCCGAACCCATCCCCGGCGGTGGCACGATCTGGATCACCCCCGCCGACGGTGAGCAGGCGGAGTTCGTCTTTCGCGACAACGGCATCGGGCTCACCCTCGCCGATGTGGGCGAGCTGCTGGCCACGGTGGGCCGGTCGTCCAAGCGCGATCTGTTCGACCTGCCGAGAACCGATTTTCTCGGCCAGTTCGGCATCGGTCTGCTCAGCTGCTTCATGGTGGCCGACCGCATCGTGATCAGGTCGCGTCCTGCGGCGGGAGGACCGGGCGTCGAGTGGATCGGCGCCACAGACGGCACCTACACGGCGCGTGAGCTCGGCGACGAGGAGACCGCCGCCCTCTCGATCGGCACCGAGGTTCGTCTCGTGCCGCTCGCCGGCATGGTCGAGCTTCTCTCGAGCGCGTCGATCGTGCCCCTGGCCGCGCGCTACGGCGAGTTCCTCGACCTGCCCGTGCGCATCGACCAGCCTCGCGGCGCAGTGGAGACCATCAATCGCGATGCCGTCTTCCGACAGGCCGACGCTGAGCCCTCGGCCGAGCTCATTGCCTACGGCACCGAGCTGCTGGGGGCGGCGCCGTTCGACGCCATCCCGCTCGTCGTGCCCGGCACCTCGACCCGCGGAACGGCGTTCGTTCTTCCCTACGCACCCTCACCGGGCTCCCGTCAGTCCACCCGCGTCTACCTCGGCCGGATGCTGCTCTCCGAACGCCTCGACGAGCTGCTTCCCGACTGGGCATTCTTCGTGCGGGCGGTCATCGATACCGACGGTCTTCAGCCCACCGCGTCGCGCGAGCAGCTCATCGAGAACGAGTCGCTCGAGTACACGAGGGCAGAGCTGGGATCGGTGCTTCGTCGGTGGATCCTCGCCAAGGCCCTGGCAGAGCCGCATCGACTCGCGGAGTTCGTGGCCATCCATCACGTGGCGCTCAAGGCACTCGTCGTGCACGACGACGAACTCGCGGGCGTGCTGGCCCGGTGGCTCACGGTCGAGACCTCGGCCGGAGTGATGACCCTCGACGCGGTCATGCAGCACTCCGCGCATGTGCGCTATGCCGAGACGGTCGACGAGTTCAGGCAGGTCGCGGCATTCGGGGCCCGGTCGTCGCCCATCGTGAACGGCGGCTACATCTACGACGCCGACATCGTTCGGCGGCTGCCCGACATCGTGGCCGGTGTGACCGTCGAACGTGTCACCGTCGTCGGCGAACTCGACAACCTCGACTCGCCCCCGCTCGAGGATCGTGCGCTGGCTCGCGCACTCGAGGAGCGTGCTGCTCATGCGCTCCGCGAGGTGCCGTGCCATGTCGACGTGCGCGGGTTCGAGCCGGCCGATCTCCCCGGACTGTCCGTCGTCGACCCGGAGGCGCTCCGCTCGATCGAACGCGCCAAGTCCAGGGATGCCGCTCCCCGTCTCTGGGGGTCGGTGCTCGGCCGCGTCGAGGGGGCCGCGGCGTCGCGCCGCGGCATGCCTGGCGAGGCTCGCCCCCGGCTCTGCCTCAACTGGAACAACCCGTTGGTGCGCACCCTCGCGGCCACGACTGACGACGCCGTCTTCAGCCGCAGCATCCAGCTCGTCTACGTGCAGGCCCTGCTCGCGGGCCATAGACCCCTTCGGGCAGCGGATCGTCGAATGCTCACGTCGGCTCTGTCAGACCTGGTGCAGCTCAGCGTCGGGTTGACCGGCTCCACCCCTGCCGACCCCGCCCCTTCCACGAGAGACGAATAG
- a CDS encoding diguanylate cyclase, which produces MTLDPTTLLAMSSLAAIICGVSFILNTSFNSNDPAGRTWSLGFISGIVVAAGYGAGTAVPDAWWALLVGNVAYVVSIGALWSGTRLFNGRSSRLWVVGAIALVVGLITLFQITGEGVWAGSTSLWAGLVVLMVLAALELQRGRLRRNLNSRSFSLVLWIVAAFTSVRVVVYFSAGRESDVFHSFFSSGIASILTMTLVISAAITVSILRTEAGGASAVGDFSVGIHSRAGVLSAAAFTQAAGDHLERAAAAQAGIALIGADVDSLPEVNIAFGRTAGDDAISEFAQTLRFSAPVMALIGHPSAGRFLIVVAVAGSAEALAVTERIQTALVDNPLPENQKIRLTASFGIADSFDHGYSLENLTERVYESIDTVKASGGNHIEVAHS; this is translated from the coding sequence ATGACGCTCGACCCCACCACCCTCCTGGCGATGTCGAGCCTCGCGGCCATCATCTGCGGGGTCTCCTTCATTCTCAATACCTCGTTCAACAGCAACGACCCCGCGGGCCGCACCTGGAGCCTCGGCTTCATCAGCGGCATCGTCGTCGCGGCCGGATACGGTGCCGGAACCGCCGTTCCCGACGCCTGGTGGGCACTGCTCGTGGGCAACGTCGCCTACGTGGTGTCGATCGGCGCGCTGTGGAGCGGAACGAGGCTGTTCAACGGCCGTTCTTCGCGTCTCTGGGTCGTGGGGGCCATCGCCCTCGTGGTGGGCCTGATCACCCTCTTCCAGATCACCGGCGAGGGCGTCTGGGCCGGATCGACGTCGCTGTGGGCGGGCCTGGTCGTGCTCATGGTCCTGGCTGCCCTCGAGCTTCAGCGTGGCAGGCTCCGCCGCAATCTCAACAGCCGGTCATTCTCCCTGGTGTTGTGGATCGTGGCCGCATTCACCTCGGTGCGCGTGGTGGTCTACTTTTCTGCCGGACGCGAAAGCGATGTCTTCCACAGCTTCTTCAGCAGTGGCATAGCCTCGATCCTCACGATGACCCTGGTCATCAGCGCGGCCATCACGGTGTCCATCCTGCGCACCGAAGCCGGGGGCGCCAGTGCGGTCGGCGATTTCTCCGTCGGCATCCACTCCCGCGCCGGAGTGCTGTCGGCCGCCGCCTTCACCCAGGCTGCGGGTGATCACCTCGAGCGCGCCGCCGCCGCGCAAGCGGGTATCGCGCTGATCGGCGCCGACGTCGACAGCCTGCCCGAGGTGAATATCGCCTTCGGGCGAACGGCCGGAGACGACGCGATCTCGGAGTTCGCGCAGACCCTGCGGTTCTCCGCGCCCGTGATGGCGCTCATCGGCCACCCCTCTGCCGGACGCTTCTTGATCGTCGTGGCGGTCGCGGGCTCAGCCGAGGCTCTCGCGGTCACCGAGCGCATCCAGACCGCCCTCGTCGACAATCCGCTTCCCGAGAACCAGAAGATCCGTCTCACCGCGAGCTTCGGCATCGCTGACAGCTTCGATCACGGCTACTCGCTCGAGAACCTGACCGAACGCGTCTATGAATCGATCGACACGGTCAAGGCGTCGGGTGGCAACCACATCGAGGTCGCCCACTCCTGA
- a CDS encoding TrmH family RNA methyltransferase, which produces MPDHPAPDAPNPSVELTTNGVGPWRGERPIEQFYDEELLEHGDSRNVIDRYRYWRMDAIVADLDLTRHPFHVAIENWQHDLNIGSIVRSANAFGADTVHIIGRRRWNKRGAMVTDRYQHVLHHPDVETFVAWAADAHLPVIAIDNVPGSVIIETFGLPRACVLLFGQEGPGLSPEALDAADAVVEISQFGSTRSINASAAAAVAMHAWILQHVSFAPPSPDRLAQ; this is translated from the coding sequence ATGCCCGATCACCCCGCGCCCGACGCCCCGAACCCGTCGGTCGAGCTCACCACCAACGGGGTCGGACCGTGGCGGGGCGAGCGGCCGATCGAGCAGTTCTACGACGAGGAACTGCTCGAGCACGGCGACTCCAGAAACGTGATCGACCGCTATCGGTACTGGCGCATGGACGCGATCGTCGCCGACCTCGATCTCACCCGGCACCCCTTTCACGTGGCCATCGAGAACTGGCAGCACGATTTGAACATCGGCTCGATCGTGCGCAGTGCGAATGCCTTCGGCGCCGACACGGTGCACATCATCGGACGTCGCCGGTGGAACAAGCGCGGCGCCATGGTGACCGACAGGTACCAGCACGTGCTGCACCATCCCGACGTCGAGACCTTCGTGGCCTGGGCGGCGGATGCGCACCTGCCGGTCATCGCGATCGACAACGTGCCGGGCAGCGTGATCATCGAGACATTCGGCCTGCCGAGGGCCTGCGTGCTGCTTTTCGGCCAAGAGGGGCCGGGGTTGTCGCCCGAGGCCTTGGATGCCGCCGATGCCGTCGTCGAGATCAGCCAGTTCGGGTCGACGCGCTCCATCAACGCATCTGCCGCGGCGGCGGTCGCAATGCACGCCTGGATCCTGCAGCATGTCTCGTTCGCTCCGCCATCGCCCGATAGGCTCGCACAATGA
- a CDS encoding response regulator transcription factor, which produces MGFDAQERRMAVIIEDDADIRHLLESVLTQAGFDVIATSNGHDGIQAVRAYEPIVTTLDVSMPGMDGFEVAKRLRTFSQTYIVMLTARDEEIDTLQGLEAGADDYLTKPFRPRELRARIDAMLRRPRMGAPETPPAPAPAPAPVAAPAPAAQPQPVYAPPAPAVVSPAPAAVASAPLVEAAPAHVGAHAAQVQAQAPSSAVADVVETPVHVSSEESGEGWVEHNGLRLNREMRLALMENRDLELTRTEFDLLVAVVESKRRVRTKADLALLLRGESYVTAYYVTEADKRAVEVHMGNLRKKLGDSLTNPRWLETVRGVGYRLAAPDE; this is translated from the coding sequence GTGGGCTTTGACGCACAGGAACGACGGATGGCCGTCATCATCGAAGATGACGCCGACATCCGGCACCTGCTTGAGAGCGTTCTCACGCAGGCGGGCTTCGACGTGATCGCCACGAGCAACGGGCACGACGGCATCCAGGCTGTTCGCGCCTACGAGCCCATCGTCACGACCCTCGACGTGAGCATGCCCGGCATGGACGGGTTCGAGGTCGCCAAGCGGCTGCGCACCTTCAGCCAGACCTACATCGTGATGCTGACGGCGCGCGACGAGGAGATCGACACACTGCAGGGGCTCGAGGCCGGAGCGGACGACTATCTCACGAAGCCGTTCCGCCCCCGCGAACTGCGCGCGCGCATCGACGCCATGCTGCGTCGGCCCCGAATGGGCGCACCAGAGACGCCGCCCGCACCAGCGCCAGCCCCGGCCCCAGTGGCGGCTCCCGCCCCCGCAGCGCAACCGCAGCCCGTGTATGCGCCGCCAGCACCGGCCGTCGTGTCGCCCGCGCCTGCCGCGGTCGCATCGGCACCCCTCGTCGAGGCCGCACCTGCTCACGTCGGTGCGCACGCGGCCCAGGTCCAGGCCCAGGCCCCGTCGTCGGCCGTCGCCGACGTCGTGGAGACTCCGGTGCACGTCTCGTCGGAGGAGAGCGGAGAGGGCTGGGTCGAGCACAACGGGCTTCGGCTGAATCGTGAGATGCGCCTAGCGCTGATGGAGAATCGCGATCTCGAGCTCACTCGCACGGAATTCGACCTGCTCGTCGCCGTCGTCGAGTCGAAGCGCCGCGTTCGCACCAAGGCCGACCTGGCCCTTCTGCTGCGCGGAGAGAGCTACGTGACGGCCTACTACGTGACCGAGGCCGACAAGCGCGCCGTTGAGGTGCACATGGGAAACCTGCGCAAGAAGCTCGGAGACAGCCTCACCAATCCGCGGTGGCTCGAGACCGTGCGCGGAGTCGGCTACCGGCTCGCGGCTCCAGACGAATAA
- a CDS encoding molybdopterin-dependent oxidoreductase translates to MRKQWWAAVVGVLSAVSVLATAEIVALFVSSSASPFFAVGQLAIDLAPAWVKETMIALFGTGDKAALFVVLGVVVIVFAGLAGVLEQRRPPLGIVVVVLFSAVAVLAVTTRPDAGGLWAFPTVLGMIVGVLVLRTGMRRLGAWQDAPASAVGTGILRRQFLSFAGVAGAVALVAGIGARAMNASTAAVTAIRQAITLPQAATAAPAIPAGAKLAVEGISLLVTPNEQFYRIDVALQVPQIDPSSWQLKITGLVDTEVSLSYAELLALPLTEHVTTIACVSNEVGGGLIGNATWLGYPIRELLAKAGPQSGADMVLSSGPDGFSAGTPLEALTDPARQALLAVGMNGQPLPTEHGFPARMIVPGLFGYVSATKWVTEMKVTRFADAQGYWTPRGWDALGPVVTESRIDVPRSGQSVASGTVAIAGVAWAQHTGISGVEVRVDDGSWMPATLATAISADTWVQWSLPWQATSGQHTISVRATDVSGYTQTKDEAPPAPSGATGWHTIRVTVEG, encoded by the coding sequence ATGCGCAAACAGTGGTGGGCGGCCGTCGTCGGCGTGCTGTCGGCGGTATCCGTGCTCGCGACGGCAGAGATCGTGGCGCTCTTCGTCTCCAGTTCGGCCTCGCCGTTCTTCGCGGTCGGCCAGCTCGCCATCGACCTCGCCCCGGCGTGGGTGAAAGAGACCATGATCGCCCTGTTCGGCACGGGAGACAAGGCCGCGCTCTTCGTCGTGCTCGGCGTCGTCGTGATCGTCTTCGCGGGGCTCGCCGGCGTGCTCGAGCAGAGGCGGCCTCCGCTCGGCATCGTCGTGGTCGTTCTCTTCTCCGCCGTGGCGGTGCTCGCCGTGACCACCCGTCCCGACGCGGGCGGGCTGTGGGCGTTCCCGACCGTGCTCGGAATGATCGTCGGCGTGCTCGTGCTTCGCACCGGTATGCGACGCCTGGGCGCGTGGCAGGATGCGCCGGCCTCGGCGGTCGGCACGGGAATCCTGCGGCGTCAGTTTCTGAGCTTCGCCGGTGTGGCCGGCGCGGTGGCGCTCGTCGCCGGGATCGGCGCGCGCGCGATGAACGCGAGCACGGCGGCGGTCACCGCCATCCGGCAGGCCATCACCCTGCCTCAGGCCGCCACGGCGGCGCCGGCGATTCCCGCCGGGGCGAAGCTCGCTGTCGAGGGCATCTCGTTGCTGGTCACACCGAATGAGCAGTTCTACCGCATCGACGTGGCCCTGCAGGTGCCCCAGATCGATCCGAGCAGCTGGCAGCTGAAGATCACCGGCCTCGTCGACACCGAGGTGTCGCTGAGCTACGCCGAGCTGCTGGCGCTGCCCCTCACCGAGCACGTGACCACGATCGCGTGCGTCTCGAACGAGGTGGGCGGTGGCCTGATCGGCAACGCCACGTGGTTGGGGTATCCGATCCGCGAGCTGCTGGCGAAGGCCGGGCCGCAATCCGGCGCAGACATGGTGCTCTCGTCTGGGCCAGACGGTTTCAGCGCGGGCACGCCCCTCGAGGCGCTGACCGACCCGGCCAGGCAGGCCCTGCTCGCCGTCGGCATGAACGGCCAGCCGCTGCCGACGGAGCACGGCTTTCCGGCGCGCATGATCGTTCCCGGCCTGTTCGGCTACGTCTCGGCCACCAAATGGGTCACCGAGATGAAGGTCACGAGGTTCGCCGACGCCCAGGGCTACTGGACCCCGCGAGGCTGGGACGCTCTCGGACCCGTGGTGACCGAGTCGCGCATCGACGTTCCGCGCTCGGGCCAGTCCGTGGCATCCGGCACCGTGGCCATCGCGGGCGTCGCCTGGGCGCAGCACACGGGAATCTCGGGAGTGGAGGTGCGTGTCGACGACGGCAGCTGGATGCCGGCGACGCTCGCCACCGCCATCTCGGCCGACACCTGGGTGCAGTGGTCGCTGCCGTGGCAGGCCACCAGCGGCCAGCACACGATCTCGGTGCGGGCGACGGATGTCTCGGGCTATACCCAGACGAAAGACGAGGCCCCGCCCGCCCCGAGCGGAGCCACGGGCTGGCACACGATCCGGGTGACCGTCGAAGGCTGA
- a CDS encoding glycosyltransferase family 2 protein, which yields MTDTNRYVKPQPAVDPALAAYATEFIDIVDALPSYRPMVGCIVPAYNEADSIAGVLESLLAQTRLPDVIHVVVNNSTDKTVEIASEYAGPHSRTDNGITQETEVFIHDIGENPDKKVGALNYGYSLVEGCDYLLGVDGDTTADVTAVESLEAEIASDTRIGGISAIYSIDEEPIKGTMAKFLISGQRAQFAAFNMQNMLRGRNMAVLGGQFSIFSIKALREVMADSHQATPWVKDSEVEDSLLSLQIKSAGYLTKISARARANVGGMTSLRGLDAQQVKWNFGAIELMWPGQRGDTKGQPLHPNLRLRWLENFSMVANIVTRGLFFLLLIASLSIGAFVFSPIWLIPPVVAIALNWRTAHSMKNRSWRDTFFAMAMFPAELYMWVRIGHFVRAWSKFASNKQVDNWAEQAKAERGSGNAYLTPLLVAAGIVVAMVVIWMQLPIVVQSTVLWVGWPVLGVITVLQTLTMFAKLVKRQHGYKV from the coding sequence ATGACCGACACGAACCGCTACGTGAAGCCCCAGCCGGCTGTCGACCCCGCCCTCGCCGCTTACGCGACGGAGTTCATCGACATCGTCGACGCGCTGCCGAGCTACCGCCCCATGGTCGGCTGCATCGTTCCCGCCTACAACGAGGCGGACTCGATCGCCGGTGTGCTCGAGTCGCTGCTGGCGCAGACCCGCCTGCCCGATGTCATCCACGTGGTCGTCAACAACTCCACCGACAAGACCGTCGAGATCGCCAGCGAGTACGCCGGCCCCCACAGCCGCACCGACAACGGCATCACTCAGGAGACCGAGGTCTTCATCCACGACATCGGCGAGAACCCCGACAAGAAGGTCGGCGCGCTCAACTACGGCTACTCGCTGGTCGAGGGGTGCGACTACCTGCTGGGCGTCGACGGCGACACCACGGCCGATGTCACCGCCGTCGAGTCGCTCGAGGCTGAGATCGCGTCCGACACCCGCATCGGCGGCATCTCGGCCATCTACTCCATCGACGAGGAGCCCATCAAGGGCACGATGGCCAAGTTCCTGATCTCTGGCCAGCGCGCACAGTTCGCTGCCTTCAACATGCAGAATATGCTGCGCGGTCGCAACATGGCCGTTCTCGGAGGCCAGTTCTCGATCTTCTCCATCAAGGCCCTCCGCGAGGTCATGGCAGACAGCCACCAGGCCACCCCGTGGGTCAAGGACTCCGAGGTCGAGGACTCGCTGCTCTCGCTCCAGATCAAGAGCGCCGGCTACCTCACCAAGATCTCGGCCCGCGCCCGCGCGAACGTCGGCGGCATGACCAGCCTTCGCGGCCTCGACGCCCAGCAGGTCAAGTGGAACTTCGGCGCCATCGAGCTCATGTGGCCCGGACAGCGCGGAGACACCAAGGGCCAGCCGCTGCACCCGAACCTGCGCCTGCGCTGGCTCGAGAACTTCTCGATGGTCGCCAACATCGTGACCCGCGGCCTGTTCTTTCTGCTCCTCATCGCCTCTCTCTCGATCGGCGCCTTCGTGTTCAGCCCCATCTGGTTGATCCCCCCGGTCGTCGCAATCGCGCTCAACTGGCGCACCGCGCACTCCATGAAGAACCGCAGCTGGAGGGACACGTTCTTCGCCATGGCCATGTTCCCCGCCGAGCTCTACATGTGGGTGCGCATCGGGCACTTCGTTCGCGCCTGGTCGAAGTTCGCCAGCAACAAGCAGGTCGACAACTGGGCCGAGCAGGCCAAGGCCGAGCGAGGCTCGGGCAACGCCTACCTCACCCCCCTCCTCGTCGCGGCCGGCATCGTCGTGGCCATGGTCGTCATCTGGATGCAGCTGCCCATCGTGGTGCAGTCCACCGTGCTGTGGGTCGGCTGGCCCGTGCTCGGTGTCATCACCGTGCTGCAGACCCTCACCATGTTCGCCAAGCTCGTCAAGCGTCAGCACGGGTACAAGGTATGA